From Ignavibacterium sp.:
TTGACATTCAATGAAAATGGGAATCCAACAATTATTCAGTCTGTAAAATTAAATTCCTATCCGGAGGTCATTGATGAAATTGATCCGGATAACAATGGCAAACCAATCTTTCTTGTTGGTGGAAAATCATTCGATGGGATTTCCATATTCAACTCATCAAATGAAAAACTTGAAGAAGAAAAAATTATTTCCGGTACTTCATTTTCATTTGCTCAATTCATTCATCTTAACAGTGATGATATAATTGATATCATCGCATACAACTTGTTTGAAAAGTCATTATTCTTCTTAATAAATAACGGGAGAAACGAATTTAATGTTTCAAGAAAAATTCAACTTGATAATCAGATTAACTATCTGCACATTTTTGATATAAATCTGGACTCTTTCAAGGATATCATTTATTCAGATGAAAATGGAATAAAAATTTTATTCGGCGACCCGCTTTATCTTTTTGAAAAAAGTACTTCTAATTCGACTAATTACAAAGTTGATAACATTGCAATTGCTGATTTTAATCACGATGGTCTTTTTGATATCCTATATTCATCAAATGAAAATGGAATTGTGTCTGCATTGTTCACAAAAAATCAATTCTCCTTTTATGAAGAATTGATTTATCTCCAGACTTCAACTTTATCTGATTTAATTCCATTCTTTACCAAGTTTATTTATGGTGCTGTTTATCTGAATGAAGCCGGCGAAATAGGAATCTTGTCAGAAGTTAATTCACTAAAAGATGATATTACTATATCGCTTGCAATTCTTCCTGAAGATATAATTGATTTTGATTATAACAACAATGGAATAAATGACTTTGCCTTTATTGATAAGAAAGATCGTCAGTTAAAATTCATTTTAAGAAATAATGTTGGAATCCCTGCTTATTATTATTCAATAAAACTGTTTGGCGATAACAATAGAATTTTGTTTTTCGATCAGGAAAACAGTAAAAAAATATTTTATACTTATTCATCAAACCAAAAACTGATTGAAATTCTTTATGTTGATTTTTCAAAATTTAAATTCAGCAGAGAGAATTTATATGTTGATGGTGAACTTCTCGATTTAATGGTAACTTCTTCACCCGAATCAAAACCAAACCTTCATATCCTTATAGAAAAGAATAAAAAACTTAAGTACGGTGTCTATACATTTTCTTCTATCAAATACATTTTTATTAGCTATCCGGAAGTTCCTGAAAACTGGTTTGATGCATTAATACTAAATCCATACAAAAATCAAATTGCATATTGGGCACAAACTCAAAATCAGTATCAGCTTATCTTTAATGAATTTTTAACTAACAGTAATAAAAAAGAAATTATATACAGTATCAGTACTGAAAACAAAATAAAAACCTATTCCACCAAAGCTTTATTATCCGAAGATTTGTTTCTTTTCTCATCAGTCATCGAAGACCGCACAAGAATAAGGTTATTGATGTTTGATCAGAATATTGCTGTATTTTCAAGAAAAATTTATGAAAATATAAAAATGAAAAATTCTTTGAATAGGATAACAAACGGTAATCATATATCTTTTGGAAATGATAACTTATTATATTTTTATAATGAAGGTTTGAAAAATTTTAACAGAGTTTTTGTTAACAGGTATTATAACAGATTTAATATTGTAAGAATTTTTGAAGATATAAACATTAAAAAATTTCTCGTTACAAAACTCGATACAAGGAATAAACATCTGGTTTATATTGACGCAGTTGACAACTTAATTAAGGTGAAAAAGATAACTTGACAAAAAAAATTTTCTACATATTTCTGATTATATTTTATCAGGGAATTTTTGCACAGGAATTTACAAGAAGTCAGCTTGACTCGTTGTACAATCGATTTCTCTATGTTAGAAGTGAGAATAAAGTTGAGTCCGAACGACCATCTGATTTTAATGAACAGCCGGAGAAGTGCGGTCTTGGTTTCGTAAATACAATTGTTCTGAATATTGATAAGTTCTTACCTGAACAACAAGCTATTCTGAAAGTTCTTCTTCAACGACCGTCTTTGCAAACCAGCATTGTTACGCCCAAAGGATATTTCAGAATACATTATGATCAAACAGGTACCAATGCGCCGGGATATTCTTTAACTGAACTCGCAGCGGCTCTCGATTCGGCTTATGAATTTGAAGTTAATTTTCTTGGTTATCCTCCACCACCACCTGATAATGGTGCCGGAGGAGATGACAGATATGACATTTACATACTTGATCTTGGCGGAAGTTATTATGGTTATACTCAGTTCGAAGATCAGATTGGTAACGGAAAATATTTAACATTTACTGTAATTGATAATGACTATCAGGGA
This genomic window contains:
- a CDS encoding VCBS repeat-containing protein translates to MKKLLSEEKTDLRPAHISSKILFFILLFSSTSFNQIPINGFCKLDKLSAPEGYNKIFSFNYNKDSYTDLLLFNPLKTEASLLTGEQNLKFSKPKTIKFPFEPAQFKPVYDSLFQISYYAFTSRRSRLFGTLTFNENGNPTIIQSVKLNSYPEVIDEIDPDNNGKPIFLVGGKSFDGISIFNSSNEKLEEEKIISGTSFSFAQFIHLNSDDIIDIIAYNLFEKSLFFLINNGRNEFNVSRKIQLDNQINYLHIFDINLDSFKDIIYSDENGIKILFGDPLYLFEKSTSNSTNYKVDNIAIADFNHDGLFDILYSSNENGIVSALFTKNQFSFYEELIYLQTSTLSDLIPFFTKFIYGAVYLNEAGEIGILSEVNSLKDDITISLAILPEDIIDFDYNNNGINDFAFIDKKDRQLKFILRNNVGIPAYYYSIKLFGDNNRILFFDQENSKKIFYTYSSNQKLIEILYVDFSKFKFSRENLYVDGELLDLMVTSSPESKPNLHILIEKNKKLKYGVYTFSSIKYIFISYPEVPENWFDALILNPYKNQIAYWAQTQNQYQLIFNEFLTNSNKKEIIYSISTENKIKTYSTKALLSEDLFLFSSVIEDRTRIRLLMFDQNIAVFSRKIYENIKMKNSLNRITNGNHISFGNDNLLYFYNEGLKNFNRVFVNRYYNRFNIVRIFEDINIKKFLVTKLDTRNKHLVYIDAVDNLIKVKKIT